The DNA region TAAGCTGTATCGAGATCGTTATGTTTGACTACTCGAAAAAGCGTGAAAATAACTTGCCCAAAAATAGGGTCTTCGTCAACTGCTAAAATCACCCTCAGTTCTTGTGAAACCTTTAGGGTATGTAGAGAGGATTCATAACCATTGAGATCTGACAATATGGGCGGATGAGGTTGAGAATGTGGTAGAGATTCCTCTGCACTACAGGGAATACTGAGAGAACCAATCTATCCATGCTGCCCTTACTCCCCACCTATGAATTCAGCCTTAGGGATGTCTACTTCCCCCCCATCTACACCATCTCAGGCCACTTCCTCTAGCAAAGGCCGCCCCATTACCGTATTGCTGGTAGATGACCAGGCCACCATGAACGAGGCGATTCAGTGTTTGCTGGCAACAGAGAATGACATCACCTATCATTACTGTTCCACAGCAGATCAGGCACTCACTATGGCTATCGAAGTGGCCCCCACAGTGATTCTGCAAGATCTGATTATGCCCGGTGCAGATGGCATGGCCCTGGTGAAACAGTTCCGTACTCAGGCGGCAACTCAAGATGTCCCAATCATCATGTTTTCCACCAATGATGATCCTCAGACCAAGGCAGAAGCCTTTGCCGTGGGAGTGAATGATTATCTAGTGAAATTGCCCGATCGCATTGAATTGCTGGCTCGCATTCGCTATCACTCCCAGGCTTATCTCAATCGGCAGGCCCACACCGCCGCATTGGTAGTTCAAGAGCAAGCTCAAGAGTTAGAGCAAATACTGCAAGAACTGCGCCGCACCCAGGCCCAACTGATTCAAACGGAAAAGCTTTCCAGTCTGGGTCAGATGTTGGCCGGAATTGCCCATGAAATTAATAATCCTGTAAATTTTATTTTTGGCAACCTGACTTATATCGAGAATTACGTGAGTGATCTGATGCGGCTTGTTCACGCCTATCAGGGATGCTATCCAGAACCGGGAGATGAAATTCAAACCTTACTGGAAGATATGGATTACGAATTTCTGACCCAGGATCTGGAAAAAATTCTGGCCTCTACCCGGCTTGGAGTCGAACGAATTATTCAGATTATATTGTCTTTGCGGAATTTCTCCCGCCAGGATCAGGCAGAAATGAGGCTATCGAATCTTCATGAGGGCATTGATAGCACGCTGTTAATCCTGGGACACCGGATCAAGCAAGGAATAGAAATCATTAAGCAGTATGGCGAATTGCCTCCCATCGAGTGCTATCCGGCTCAGTTGAACCAGGTTTTTATGAATATTCTGAATAATGCGATCGATGCCCTGGAAGAAAATTCCACCTTAGCGAATCCTCAAGACTCCGCTCCCACTGGCTGCGGCAAACAAATTTTCATTCAAACCCAACGTCAGGATGAAAATAGAGTAGAAGTGAGAATTCGCGATACAGGTGTTGGGATTCCAGCCGATATTTTAGATCAATTATTCACCCCCTTCTTTACTACAAAACCCGTTGGGAAAGGGACGGGTTTAGGACTTTCGATTTGCCAGCAAATTATTAAAAATCATCAAGGCTCCCTGCAGGTTGTTTCACAACCAGGACAGGGGACTGAATTTATCATTCAATTACTGATCGAGCATTGATTCCCAGAATCGCGCCGCACAGCATTTCCTGGGACAGAGGAGGATGGATTCCAGAGGCCACCCTCAGTCCGTCCATCTAGGAAACAGCAGTGAACTGATTATGAGACAATGCAGGATGCATTTTGGTACTACTGGGAATAACCAGAATGGCACAGGGGGCATGATGCAACACATAGTTGCTGACACTATTGATCAGGTAGTCCTCCTGTTCGGTGAGACCCCGTCGGCCCAATAGAATCAGGTCAGCTCCCCACTTCTGGGCCATTTCACAGATCTGGTATCCGGGGTTGCCCGCAGGTAGTCCAATGTCAGCACTAATTCCGGCATCGCACATAGCCACATGGCGAGAACGCAAATTTTCCAGGCAATGTTGTCGGGCAACTTCCCACTGTTCAGTGCGACTGTTCAAACGATCGGGCGATCGCCCCAGCGCATTTCCATAGACATCTAAACACTCAACCTCCGCAGCAGACAGCACATGCATCAGCATTAATCGAGCATTGGTCATTTTTGCTATGGATAGAGCTTCCTCAAAGATATGGTCGCCTTCGGCAGAGTCATCCATAGCCACTAAGATTCGGCTAAACATAAACCCTCTCCCTGTAGAATCCATTGAGTAAGACCCTACTCCTTATTTATACGAAAACAACTTGAGGAAGTTGTGAGGAACAGATTATTTGTTGCGTTTCTTTGCATATTCCAGTTGCCGCTGGCGTTCCTGCTGCCGAGATCGCTTCTCAGGCGTGAGGGTATCAAGACAGTAGGGGCAGCTAATTCCCTCCTCGTAATCAGAAGAAGCTTTATCGGCTTCAGAAATGGGATGTCCACAACTCCGGCACATCTCGTAACTTCCTGGCTCCAGCGCGTGTTGCACAGAAATTCGTTCATCAAAAACAAAACACTCCCCCTGCCACAAGCTTTCTGCCGCAGGAACTTCTTCCAGATATTTCAGGATGCCGCCCTTCAGGTGATAGACCTCTTGAAAGCCCTGACTTTTCATGTAAGAAGAGGCTTTTTCACAGCGAATTCCACCTGTACAAAACATGGCGACCTTTTTATGTTTGGCAGGATCTAAATGCTGTTGGACGTAGTTCGGAAACTCTCGAAAGGATTTGGTCTTGGGATTAATTGCTTTATGAAATGTGCCGATACTCACTTCGTAGTCGTTACGAGTATCAATAAGTACGACCTCTGGATCTGAAATAATTTGATTCCACTCTTGCGGACTGACATAGATTCCCACTTGTTGATGGGGATCTGCTTCTGGCTTACCCAGGGTGACAATCTCTTTTTTCAACTTTACTTTCAGCCGCTCAAAGGGAAACTCGTCTGTTAGCGATGCCTTGTGTTCCAGATCAGCTAAGCGTGGATCCGATTTCAGGAAGGCCAGTACAGCATGAATCGCCTCAGCAGACCCAGCGATCGTGCCGTTTATTCCTTCCTCTGCCAGCAAAATTGTTCCTCTTATGCCGTGCGATCGACAAAACATCAGAATTGGCTCTCGCTTGTCAGCGTAGTTGTCCAAACGAACGAACTTGTAGAAACTGGCGACGGTCAGAGGCATAGCAGAAAGATGACAGATAGAACATGAGTGCTTTTTCAAAGCATACTCCTCCACGCCCCAGTTAGTCCAAGAGCGAATCCATCCAAGCATGGCAGCAGTTTCACTTGTATTCCGCTAAAGGGCTGAATTGTCCCTGAAAAAAAGCCACCGGATTGCTTAAGTAAAGTCACATACATGCTTGCCGTATTCTCCTACCTCCAAAGAAATATCCGTAGTTCCAACAGTGGAGGGAAATAGATACTTGGTTAGAAATGGATCAGTAACTGCGATCGTGCTTATTAGCTTCTAATCACTATCCTCAACTTTGGTC from Leptodesmis sichuanensis A121 includes:
- a CDS encoding hybrid sensor histidine kinase/response regulator; protein product: MNSALGMSTSPPSTPSQATSSSKGRPITVLLVDDQATMNEAIQCLLATENDITYHYCSTADQALTMAIEVAPTVILQDLIMPGADGMALVKQFRTQAATQDVPIIMFSTNDDPQTKAEAFAVGVNDYLVKLPDRIELLARIRYHSQAYLNRQAHTAALVVQEQAQELEQILQELRRTQAQLIQTEKLSSLGQMLAGIAHEINNPVNFIFGNLTYIENYVSDLMRLVHAYQGCYPEPGDEIQTLLEDMDYEFLTQDLEKILASTRLGVERIIQIILSLRNFSRQDQAEMRLSNLHEGIDSTLLILGHRIKQGIEIIKQYGELPPIECYPAQLNQVFMNILNNAIDALEENSTLANPQDSAPTGCGKQIFIQTQRQDENRVEVRIRDTGVGIPADILDQLFTPFFTTKPVGKGTGLGLSICQQIIKNHQGSLQVVSQPGQGTEFIIQLLIEH
- a CDS encoding universal stress protein, yielding MFSRILVAMDDSAEGDHIFEEALSIAKMTNARLMLMHVLSAAEVECLDVYGNALGRSPDRLNSRTEQWEVARQHCLENLRSRHVAMCDAGISADIGLPAGNPGYQICEMAQKWGADLILLGRRGLTEQEDYLINSVSNYVLHHAPCAILVIPSSTKMHPALSHNQFTAVS
- the trhO gene encoding oxygen-dependent tRNA uridine(34) hydroxylase TrhO, with protein sequence MPLTVASFYKFVRLDNYADKREPILMFCRSHGIRGTILLAEEGINGTIAGSAEAIHAVLAFLKSDPRLADLEHKASLTDEFPFERLKVKLKKEIVTLGKPEADPHQQVGIYVSPQEWNQIISDPEVVLIDTRNDYEVSIGTFHKAINPKTKSFREFPNYVQQHLDPAKHKKVAMFCTGGIRCEKASSYMKSQGFQEVYHLKGGILKYLEEVPAAESLWQGECFVFDERISVQHALEPGSYEMCRSCGHPISEADKASSDYEEGISCPYCLDTLTPEKRSRQQERQRQLEYAKKRNK